CGCTCGACGTGCGCGAGACGCAACAGCAGCTCGTCAATGCCGAGGGGCTGATCGAATCGTTGTCGCAGGTCAGCGAAGCGCATCAGGCGGAAAGCCTTGGTAACGGTCAAGACGCGCTGAAGACCTTCACCGACGCGACGCAGGAAAGCGCAGCGGGGGCGTCGTCCGGCGGCCGGACCGCCGGCGGCGGGACGGGGAACGCGAATGCGTTCAAGGAACCGGTGATGCTGTTCGCGAGCCCGGCGGGGATCGGGATGGCGTCGCAGCAGTCGGTGCACCTGGCGAGCGATCGGCAGACCAATATCGTCAGCGGTCAAAGCACCTTCATCACGAGCGGCAAGTCGCTGATCGCCGGCATCCGTGACCGCATCAGCCTGTTCGCGCAGAATGCCGGAATGAAGCTGTTCGCCGCGAAGGGCAACGTCGAGGTCCAGGCGCACGCGGACAACATCGAGCTTACCGCGCAGAAGACCGTGAAGCTGGTGGCGGCGACCGAGGTCGTTGATGTGGCCGCGAAGCAGGAGGTCCTGCTGACGTCGGGCGGCGCCTATATCCGGATCAAGGGCGGCAACATCGAGATTCACGCGCCAGGGAAGATCGATTTCAAGGGCGCGCAGCACGCGTTCAGCGGGCCGACGAGCATGCCGTATCCGCTGCCCGCGATGCCGGGCGGCACGTGCAAGCAATGCGTGTTGAATGCACATAGCGGGCGCGAATCGATGGTCGAGGCGGATTGATGGGCGACGTCAACGATACGGGCGACGTGGTCGATCGGGACGACGCCGTCGAGACAAGCGAAGCCGTCGACACCGCGCCGAATCCACGCGAGCCCGCGTGGCCGGCGTTCCTGGAAACACTGAAAGCTTCGCTGGCGCATGCGGACGACGACGGCAGGGCGATGCGGCTTTATGCGCTTGTCGATACGCGCAGCTATCAGGAGCTGGATGTGCAGTTGGCGATGGTACGCGGCCTGCGCTATGCGTCGCTCTGGGTCGATACCGGGCTCGATGCCTATACGGATATCGCGCCGTACCTGATCGCGTTCGACCGCGACGCGCTCGACGACGAGCATGCCGAGCAGCACAGGCTGCTGCGTCAACTGTGGCTGGATGCAGTGGATTTGCATGCGGTGACGTGGCTGTGGTCGACGTGGTCGTTCGATGCGCTCGACGCGCATCTGCGCCGGTATGTACAGTACAAATTGGCCAACGGTCGTTCGTACTACCTGTTCTTCTTCGACAACCACGTATTGGCGCGACTTCGACAGGTGTGGAGCGATACGCAGACGCAGCAGTTCGTTGCGCCGTTCACCGAAATTCGGTATCGCGATCGGCGGCTTGACGAGGTCGTGTGGCGCAACGATGCACCGGCGATCGAAGGCGCGGCGCCGGCGAGTGATGCGCCGGGCCTGAGCGAGCAGCAGCACGCTCGGTTGATCGAGCTCGGGTATCCGGACAAGCTCGTGCTGAAGTTTCGCGAGACGATGGGGGCGTCGATCGAGCACCTGTCCGATGTGGAACTGTATGAGCGGGTCGTCGAGCAACTGGCACGCGCGGCCAACTACGGGATCGTCGACGAGCAGCAGACGCTGTATTACGTATTGACCGGTGTGCAGGTCGCCCCCCGATTCGACGAGCATCCGGCAGTGCAGGCTTGTCTTGTGGCCGTGTCTTGCGGAGAGAAGAGCCTCGACGATGCGCTGTTGACGATCGATGACGCGACGTGGAATGCAATTCGTGAAGACTACGATCGCAGCCTTCTGGAGGAACGCAG
This region of Burkholderia contaminans genomic DNA includes:
- a CDS encoding DUF4123 domain-containing protein, which gives rise to MGDVNDTGDVVDRDDAVETSEAVDTAPNPREPAWPAFLETLKASLAHADDDGRAMRLYALVDTRSYQELDVQLAMVRGLRYASLWVDTGLDAYTDIAPYLIAFDRDALDDEHAEQHRLLRQLWLDAVDLHAVTWLWSTWSFDALDAHLRRYVQYKLANGRSYYLFFFDNHVLARLRQVWSDTQTQQFVAPFTEIRYRDRRLDEVVWRNDAPAIEGAAPASDAPGLSEQQHARLIELGYPDKLVLKFRETMGASIEHLSDVELYERVVEQLARAANYGIVDEQQTLYYVLTGVQVAPRFDEHPAVQACLVAVSCGEKSLDDALLTIDDATWNAIREDYDRSLLEERSGVA